One Bombus pyrosoma isolate SC7728 linkage group LG11, ASM1482585v1, whole genome shotgun sequence DNA segment encodes these proteins:
- the LOC122572266 gene encoding probable cytochrome P450 6a13 isoform X2: MWSILEQFLLPGLLLGILYCFLTSTFNFWKNRGVPFRKPTVLFGNFASLLLFQKSLPEGIKDMYEWFKDERYFGAFRVTSPVLILRDPDLVKDICVKSFACFTNRGIPVNSQDSLSAHLFNLEGKRWKSLRSKLTPAFSSGKLKRMFYLLAECGEEFQKLIDASSETHRPFEIRELAAKFTIDVIGSCAFGIQINALTDEESEFHRAAKKLSKPSYTATLWRMLRTAMPKLYKFLGVQVIDPEVSKFFKNVVSQMINEREEHGIKRHDFMDLLIELKNKGTLDECGNGQVCNDENEEITEEIETLRKYPPASMLSRRCEHQYQIPGSKVELPVGMRVIIPIYGFHHDPDYYPDPATFDPERFTEENKRTRHPYTYLPFGEGPRNCIGMRFALLQIKVGIISFLRKHRVETCERTITPIKFSRRSLVTTSEKGFWLKIIQYS; this comes from the exons ATGTGGAGTATTTTGGAGCAATTTTTATTGCCAGGATTACTGTTAGGTATTTTATATTGCTTTCTTACGTCGACATTCAATTTTTGGAAGAACCGTGGCGTCCCTTTCCGAAAACCTACAGtgttatttggaaattttgccTCGTTGCTATTGTTCCAAAAATCGTTACCAGAAGGTATAAAAGATATGTACGAGTGGTTCAAAGACGAGAGGTATTTCGGAGCGTTTCGTGTTACGTCGCCTGTGCTGATCCTACGGGACCCAGACCTCGTAAAAGATATTTGCGTGAAAAGCTTCGCTTGCTTCACGAACCGTGGAATACCGGTAAACTCACAG GACTCGTTATCCGCCCACTTGTTCAACCTAGAAGGGAAAAGATGGAAGAGCCTGAGATCCAAACTGACCCCAGCCTTTTCATCTGGcaaattgaaaagaatgtTCTACCTGCTGGCCGAGTGCGGCGAGgagtttcaaaaattaatcgacGCGTCCTCTGAGACCCATCGTCCATTTGAGATTCGTGAGCTAGCGGCGAAATTTACGATAGACGTCATTGGCAGCTGTGCTTTTGGCATACAAATAAATGCTCTCACCGATGAGGAATCCGAGTTTCACAGGGCTGCTAAGAAACTCTCAAAACCAAGTTACACAGCTACCCTCTGGAGAATGCTCAGGACAGCCATGccaaaattgtacaaatttttggGTGTTCAAGTGATAGATCCTGAGGTAagcaaatttttcaagaatgTAGTGTCGCAGATGATTAACGAACGAGAAGAACATGGTATTAAGAGACACGACTTTATGGACCTGttaattgaattgaaaaataaaggaacatTGGATGAGTGTGGAAATGGACAAGTTTGCAATGACGAAAATGAGGAAATTACTGAAGAGATAG AAACGCTACGGAAATATCCTCCAGCTTCAATGTTATCCCGAAGATGCGAGCACCAATACCAAATACCAGGAAGCAAGGTTGAATTACCAGTAGGCATGCGGGTGATCATACCGATTTATGGATTTCACCATGATCCAGATTATTATCCGGATCCAGCAACATTTGATCCCGAAAGATTcacagaagaaaataaacgaaccaGACATCCTTATACGTATCTTCCATTTGGCGAGGGACCTCGAAATTGCAtag GTATGCGGTTCGCATTGCTACAAATCAAAGTGGGgataatttcgtttctcaGAAAGCACAGAGTGGAAACATGCGAGAGAACGATAACGCCGATAAAATTTAGTAGACGAAGCCTTGTGACAACTAGCGAAAAAGGATTCTGGCTTAAAATCATACAATACTcttaa
- the LOC122572430 gene encoding uncharacterized protein LOC122572430, producing MAAALLGKCVGLLALVLLLYSCCYGFRIRDHPSSTEQPHRATCTSIFGRCQEKTITATSNKKWHDISRLASVPRKPPVELTSTDDDRVTEEEKYTKYEGGERVSDWIEKSLEEDEDEDDEVIVEIEEDTDEIIVSYDEDQDEEEEEEEISENDDDGDSDEEEDRKVIMKKLVEDTEEDEEKSEKVDSKKKVSLEKDLKSKKQEKDEKDEDEDEEEKHGKKYRRDVHGKLAAKKLVEDTEQDEKTGEKVDLKRKISLEKGLKETMKSKKQEKIEEDEDEDEGEDEDEDEDEDEDEDEDEDEEEDEDEDEDEDEDEDEDEDEDEDEDEDEDEDEDEEEKIVLPPPRKLEKVRHADKDKVRSAEIAIVTEKPKEISKVEKKSEEIVKKIQKSYEKKSMEEPSKLVEATKKVEPVKITKAEIESPESKIVVKPEKKAQISVKTEETAKVVMKTEEKAKVPVKTEEKTKVPVKTEEKTKVLVKTEERTKIPVKTEERTKVKPEVSKTREPVKVKTTSAQAPAKVTEVKRSDKDESKVKTKTHVEASFTLARLNEAILRVPTFVPNFTAVENFECQQQGKIFLRQLRGYKLWALQMLDSSAKIPSGLLRGNVNQLGDFDECLGVMAHVKLNEKTIRVQGKYCLANIDLYPSHPDMKLPVNMMQARSFIRGSMYDPGHFIPKFTTVNWAVCLPAACSAEDARIVVEEALNDYNSTVGITFMADVNPNMCYVKQKSRSYSKETIGVLYFYAMIVCLVAVATTRDYLVVSEGKGNYSERIIMSFSLRRTLRSLFSKGSSYVDITCIHGIRTLVTIMLYIGHQIIPISMLPFSNRIELTEVANSPISSIMRVSMVYTDAFLLLSGVLAAFNMAHEFITRGEIRWFCRFIARYIRLTPALLAVVFWYAFIMEHIGSGPQWNSVIVPNAELCKSNAWTNLLYIQNFFPFEEMCATHTHQLALDMQLSLLAPMLVFFLECRPIIGILVIFFFVLLSATLRYVATMNNYLSVVIFHGMSLKHLYRTANLVYALPLHRATPYIFGVGLGVLLRHTGRDVRIHKVLVILGWLIAMALGSWSLFSPWHLARRDYVYDAEEATNYVVISPVFWTLALCWLIFACYTNHGGILNRFLSNYWLLLFSRISYAVYLTQFAVFFYNVGTTRHSSEFHLHRGIDLLEAATVIIISIILTLFFDMPMQEIKNVLMESTDSLNVEVSISEKSAIVESSTSEISKTSKAPKSELHEKKMFEEDEVTSTGWDWQRDIVHGGAKYSNESVEDEERVDMPILKKSSGRRRSFISREPSEAEYPSYWLKNDNKRFSNNSEDYRDRGRRSKSSQRDYQENEALRAQQEREELIKRSRRSLPRSLDTKKLSTRGSEDEEDYPRTKYEEEDENNPRYRRSQSRGRSVIRESDDYRSWDLPKDSKRPSRKSEEREPIQRQPRVSKTLSSESEEEHFPQQRRIEKRHVEPRISDEEDWESELRIRRKQFMEKLATRDPASEEENLISLRRSSAEGKLALLKDPTGDDNMDSWTVSVGSRVAQLGSSQERSEPEDDYIRRRREYREQAPPPREDTQSEEEAIWDSTRKSYTSSSQVTSIEEDDDIDTYNFVLTKDSKRKSVQDLSRLPQEDFDFVEFELTVGKKEGEGLLRSSSGLYKRESIIKSQASEEDPEYLLPERPKLVQQEREHPFKKAWQMQKSRSEEDSAAYVIKESKEQSKTEIKSKDDETKETKEIRKEFSGEQYEDTGMFADDESESVMLAHSSSDIDDNTRMSSRSEETESVSTERSKSSKKNSVKSSDVEEDSLRSNWPSEEEQVYRSGPRSKSEETEWSWEREET from the exons ATGGCTGCCGCCCTTTTGGGCAAGTGCGTTGGATTACTGGCTCTGGTGTTGCTTCTTTATAGTTGTTGCTATGGCTTCCGTATTCGAGATCATCCATCGTCGACGGAGCAACCACATCGCGCCACCTGCACTTCCATCTTTGGCAGATGCCAGGAGAAGACGATCACGGCCACGTCGAACAAAAAGTGGCACGACATTTCGCGGCTTGCCAGTGTTCCTAGGAAACCACCTGTCGAGCTGACGTCGACGGATGACGATAGAgtaacagaagaagaaaagtatacGAAATATGAAGGAGGTGAACGTGTCTCTGATTGGATAGAGAAAAGTCTTGAAGAGGATGAGGATGAGGATGACGAAGTGATCGTGGAGATAGAAGAAGATACTGACGAAATAATTGTGAGTTACGATGAGGATCAGgatgaagaagaggaagaggaggaaataAGTGaaaatgatgatgatggtgatagtgatgaagaagaagatagaaaagtAATTATGAAGAAACTTGTAGAGGATACTGAGGAAGATGAAGAGAAGAGCGAGAAAGTGGattcgaagaagaaagtaagTTTGGAAAAAGATTTGAAATCTAAGAAACAAGAGAAGGATGAAAAGGACGAAGATgaggatgaagaagaaaaacatgGAAAGAAATATAGGAGAGATGTTCATGGAAAACTGGCTGCAAAGAAACTTGTAGAAGACACAGAGCAAGATGAGAAGACAGGTGAAAAAGTGGAtttgaagagaaaaataagttTAGAAAAAGGATTGAAAGAGACAATGAAATCTAAGAAGCAAGAGAAGATtgaagaagacgaagacgaagacgaaggcgaagacgaagacgaagacgaagacgaagacgaagacgaagatgaagatgaagacgaggaggaggacgaggacgaggacgaggacgaagacgaagacgaagatgaagacgaggacgaggacgaagacgaagacgaagacgaagacgaagacgaagacgaagaagaaaaaattgttctacCTCCACCACGAAAACTAGAAAAGGTTAGACACGCGGACAAAGATAAGGTTAGGTCAGCAGAAATTGCAATTGTTACAGAAAAACCAAAGGAAATATCAAAAGTAGAGAAGAAATCAGAGGAAATCGTGAAGAAGATTCAAAAATCATATGAAAAGAAGTCGATGGAAGAACCATCGAAGCTAGTTGAAGCCACGAAGAAAGTGGAACCcgtgaaaataacgaaagcTGAAATCGAATCTCCTGAATCGAAAATTGTCGTGAAGCCGGAAAAAAAAGCGCAGATTTCAGTGAAGACGGAGGAAACGGCGAAGGTTGTGATGAAGACAGAAGAAAAAGCGAAAGTTCCGGTGAAGACGGAGGAGAAAACGAAGGTTCCGGTGAAGACGGAGGAGAAAACGAAGGTTCTGGTGAAGACGGAAGAAAGGACAAAGATTCCGGTGAAGACGGAAGAAAGGACGAAGGTAAAACCGGAAGTGTCGAAAACACGGGAACCGGTAAAAGTGAAAACAACCAGTGCTCAAGCTCCGGCTAAAGTTACAGAAGTTAAGCGATCCGATA AAGATGAGTCGAAAGTAAAAACGAAAACGCACGTGGAAGCTTCTTTCACTTTGGCTCGATTGAACGAAGCGATACTACGCGTACCGACATTCGTGCCAAATTTCACGGCCGTTGAGAACTTCGAATGTCAACAGCAGGGCAAGATCTTCCTACGACAATTACGGGGTTATAAGTTATGGGCGTTGCAAA TGTTAGATTCGAGCGCAAAAATTCCATCGGGTCTATTGCGAGGGAACGTGAACCAACTTGGAGATTTTGACGAGTGTTTGGGTGTGATGGCGCACgtgaaattgaatgaaaaaacGATAAGGGTGCAGGGCAAATATTGTTTGGCCAATATAGATTTGTATCCGTCTCATCCGGACATGAAGCTTCCGGTTAATATGATGCAGGCACGTTCTTTCATAAGAGGAAGTATGTACGAT CCTGGTCACTTCATTCCAAAATTTACGACAGTGAACTGGGCAGTGTGTCTTCCAGCGGCGTGTTCCGCTGAAGACGCACGAATCGTTGTCGAGGAAGCATTGAACGACTATAACTCTACCGTAGGAATTACATTCATGGCAGATGTCAATCCTAATATGTGCTACGTCAAACAAAAATCACGAAGCTATTCGAAAGAGACGATCGGTGttct ATATTTCTACGCAATGATCGTCTGTCTCGTCGCTGTAGCAACCACGAGAGATTATTTAGTGGTGTCGGAAGGAAAAG GAAACTATTCGGAGAGAATAATAATGTCCTTTTCCTTACGGAGAACCCTCAGATCTTTATTCAGTAAAGGATCGAGCTATGTCGATATTACATGCATTCATGGAATAAGGACACTCGTCACGATTATGCTTTACATTGGTCATCAAATCATACCGATTTCGATGTTGCCATTTTCCAATCGAATCGAACTCACAGAG GTAGCGAACTCTCCTATCAGCTCGATAATGAGGGTGTCGATGGTTTACACAGACGCGTTTTTATTGCTTAGCGGTGTCCTAGCTGCTTTCAACATGGCGCACGAATTTATAACACGGGGCGAGATTCGATGGTTTTGCCGTTTTATTGCCAGATATATCAG ACTCACCCCAGCGTTACTCGCAGTGGTATTTTGGTACGCATTCATAATGGAACACATTGGATCGGGACCACAATGGAATAGCGTCATAGTACCAAATGCAGAGCTTTGCAAAAGCAACGCGTGGACGAATTTGttatacatacaaaatttcttcCCCTTCGAAGAGATG TGTGCAACTCATACCCACCAGTTGGCTTTAGACATGCAATTGTCACTATTAGCCCCAATGTTGGTATTCTTCTTAGAATGCAGGCCTATCATTGGGattcttgtaatatttttcttcgtcttatTGTCAGCTACACTCCGTTACGTAGCAACGATGAACAATTATCTTTCCGTTGTTATTTTCCATGGAATGTC ATTGAAGCACCTTTACAGGACTGCCAATTTAGTTTACGCATTACCATTACATAGAGCAACGCCGTATATATTTGGTGTAGGACTTGGTGTGTTATTACGGCACACAGGAAGAGATGTCAGAATCCACAAG GTGTTAGTGATCTTGGGATGGTTGATCGCGATGGCCTTGGGATCCTGGTCGTTATTTTCACCATGGCACTTAGCCAGAAGGGACTATGTGTACGATGCTGAAGAAGCAACCAATTATGTTGTGATCAGTCCAGTCTTTTGGACCTTGGCTTTATGTTGGCTCATTTTTGCGTGTTACACCAATCACGGAG gTATATTAAATAGATTCCTTTCGAACTACTGGCTATTACTATTCAGCAGAATATCGTACGCTGTATATCTAACACAGTTCGCAGTATTTTTCTACAATGTTGGGACCACCAGACACTCTAGCGAATTTCATCTTCACAGAGGc ATAGATCTTCTGGAAGCAGCAACAGTCATAATCATCTCCATCATCCTAACCTTATTCTTTGATATGCCTATGCAAGAGATCAAGAACGTGCTCATGGAGAGTACAGATTCCCTGAACGTAGAAGTATCAATATCAGAGAAATCAGCAATCGTCGAGTCTTCAACCTCAGAAATCTCGAAAACCTCAAAAGCTCCAAAATCAGAACTccatgaaaagaaaatgttcgaaGAAGACGAAGTAACTTCAACAGGCTGGGACTGGCAAAGAGACATAGTACATGGTGGTGCAAAATACTCCAATGAGAGTgtagaagacgaagaaagagtGGACATGCCTATCTTAAAAAAGTCAAGTGGCAGAAGACGATCATTTATTAGTCGTGAACCATCTGAAGCCGAATATCCGTCATATTGGCTAAAGAACGATAACAAAAGATTCTCAAATAATTCTGAAGACTATAGAGATCgtggaagaagaagcaaaagCAGTCAAAGGGATTATCAGGAGAACGAAGCTTTAAG AGCGCAACAAGAAcgagaagaattaattaaacgaagcaGACGCTCTCTGCCAAGAAGCCTCGACACTAAAAAATTATCCACACGGGGCAGCGAAGACGAGGAAGACTATCCAAGAACCAAAtatgaagaagaagacgaaaatAATCCGAGGTACAGGCGATCGCAGTCCAGAGGAAGATCCGTGATCAGGGAATCGGACGATTATCGTTCCTGGGACCTTCCTAAAGATTCCAAAAGACCTTCCAGAAAATCCGAAGAACGCGAGCCTATACAACGACAACCAAGAGTCTCAAAAACCTTGTCCTCAGAAAGCGAAGAAGAACATTTTCCTCAACAGAGAAGAATTGAAAAGAGACACGTAGAACCAAGGATCAGCGACGAAGAGGATTGGGAGAGCGAGTTGAGAATTCGTCGAAAGCAATTCATGGAAAAACTGGCGACACGAGATCCTGCATCTGAGGAAGAAAACTTGATCTCTTTACGAAGATCCTCAGCGGAAGGAAAGCTAGCATTGCTAAAAGATCCAACAGGAGATGATAATATGGATTCCTGGACGGTTAGTGTAGGTTCGCGTGTTGCTCAATTAGGCTCTTCTCAAGAACGAAGTGAACCTGAAGACGACTATAttcgacgaagaagagaatatCGTGAACAGGCTCCGCCTCCAAGGGAAGACACCCAAAGCGAAGAAGAAGCGATTTGGGATTCCACAAGAAAATCTTATACCAGTAGTAGTCAGGTGACTTCTATTGAAGAAGACGACGATATTGATACTTATAACTTCGTTCTAACAAAAGATAGTAAAAGAAAATCTGTTCAGGACCTTTCTAGGTTACCTCAGGAAGATTTTGACTTTGTAGAGTTTGAATTGACTGTTGGAAAGAAAGAGGGTGAAGGTTTACTTAGGTCTTCTTCTGGTTTGTATAAAAGAGAGTCGATTATTAAAAGCCAGGCTAGTGAAGAAGATCCGGAGTATCTTCTTCCCGAAAGGCCAAAATTGGTGCAGCAGGAGAGAGAGCATCCTTTTAAGAAAGCTTGGCAGATGCAGAAATCTAGGTCTGAGGAAGATAGCGCTGCATACGTTATTAAAGAATCTAAAGAACAAtctaaaacagaaataaaatctaaagaTGACGAAACTAAGGAAACTAAAGAAATTAGAAAGGAATTTAGTGGAGAACAGTACGAAGACACTGGCATGTTTGCTGATGATGAGTCAGAATCGGTTATGCTGGCTCATAGTAGTAGTGATATTGATGATAACACGAGAATGAGTTCGAGGTCTGAAGAAACGGAGTCAGTTTCAACTGAGAGGAGTAAGAGTTCTAAGAAAAATAGTGTGAAGTCATCGGACGTTGAGGAGGATTCTCTGAGATCTAATTGGCCATCGGAGGAGGAGCAAGTTTATAGAAGCGGTCCTAGGAGTAAATCGGAGGAGACAGAGTGGAGCTGGGAAAGAGAAGAGACTTGA
- the LOC122572266 gene encoding cytochrome P450 6B5-like isoform X1 translates to MWSILEQFLLPGLLLGILYCFLTSTFNFWKNRGVPFRKPTVLFGNFASLLLFQKSLPEGIKDMYEWFKDERYFGAFRVTSPVLILRDPDLVKDICVKSFACFTNRGIPVNSQDSLSAHLFNLEGKRWKSLRSKLTPAFSSGKLKRMFYLLAECGEEFQKLIDASSETHRPFEIRELAAKFTIDVIGSCAFGIQINALTDEESEFHRAAKKLSKPSYTATLWRMLRTAMPKLYKFLGVQVIDPEVSKFFKNVVSQMINEREEHGIKRHDFMDLLIELKNKGTLDECGNGQVCNDENEEITEEIELDENSIAAQAFVFFAAGYETSSNTIAFCLHELALNTEIQEKTRRDIQDAIDSRNGKLSYDAIQDMKYLDMVIAETLRKYPPASMLSRRCEHQYQIPGSKVELPVGMRVIIPIYGFHHDPDYYPDPATFDPERFTEENKRTRHPYTYLPFGEGPRNCIGMRFALLQIKVGIISFLRKHRVETCERTITPIKFSRRSLVTTSEKGFWLKIIQYS, encoded by the exons ATGTGGAGTATTTTGGAGCAATTTTTATTGCCAGGATTACTGTTAGGTATTTTATATTGCTTTCTTACGTCGACATTCAATTTTTGGAAGAACCGTGGCGTCCCTTTCCGAAAACCTACAGtgttatttggaaattttgccTCGTTGCTATTGTTCCAAAAATCGTTACCAGAAGGTATAAAAGATATGTACGAGTGGTTCAAAGACGAGAGGTATTTCGGAGCGTTTCGTGTTACGTCGCCTGTGCTGATCCTACGGGACCCAGACCTCGTAAAAGATATTTGCGTGAAAAGCTTCGCTTGCTTCACGAACCGTGGAATACCGGTAAACTCACAG GACTCGTTATCCGCCCACTTGTTCAACCTAGAAGGGAAAAGATGGAAGAGCCTGAGATCCAAACTGACCCCAGCCTTTTCATCTGGcaaattgaaaagaatgtTCTACCTGCTGGCCGAGTGCGGCGAGgagtttcaaaaattaatcgacGCGTCCTCTGAGACCCATCGTCCATTTGAGATTCGTGAGCTAGCGGCGAAATTTACGATAGACGTCATTGGCAGCTGTGCTTTTGGCATACAAATAAATGCTCTCACCGATGAGGAATCCGAGTTTCACAGGGCTGCTAAGAAACTCTCAAAACCAAGTTACACAGCTACCCTCTGGAGAATGCTCAGGACAGCCATGccaaaattgtacaaatttttggGTGTTCAAGTGATAGATCCTGAGGTAagcaaatttttcaagaatgTAGTGTCGCAGATGATTAACGAACGAGAAGAACATGGTATTAAGAGACACGACTTTATGGACCTGttaattgaattgaaaaataaaggaacatTGGATGAGTGTGGAAATGGACAAGTTTGCAATGACGAAAATGAGGAAATTACTGAAGAGATAG AATTGGACGAGAACAGCATTGCAGCGCAAGCGTTTGTGTTTTTCGCTGCCGGTTATGAAACGTCCTCGAACACCATAGCTTTCTGTCTTCACGAGTTGGCGTTAAATACAGAAATTCAGGAAAAAACGAGACGTGACATACAAGACGCCATTGACAGCAGAAATGGCAAACTGTCTTACGACGCTATCCAAGACATGAAGTATCTTGATATGGTTATTGCAG AAACGCTACGGAAATATCCTCCAGCTTCAATGTTATCCCGAAGATGCGAGCACCAATACCAAATACCAGGAAGCAAGGTTGAATTACCAGTAGGCATGCGGGTGATCATACCGATTTATGGATTTCACCATGATCCAGATTATTATCCGGATCCAGCAACATTTGATCCCGAAAGATTcacagaagaaaataaacgaaccaGACATCCTTATACGTATCTTCCATTTGGCGAGGGACCTCGAAATTGCAtag GTATGCGGTTCGCATTGCTACAAATCAAAGTGGGgataatttcgtttctcaGAAAGCACAGAGTGGAAACATGCGAGAGAACGATAACGCCGATAAAATTTAGTAGACGAAGCCTTGTGACAACTAGCGAAAAAGGATTCTGGCTTAAAATCATACAATACTcttaa